One segment of Macaca fascicularis isolate 582-1 chromosome 2, T2T-MFA8v1.1 DNA contains the following:
- the LOC141409751 gene encoding uncharacterized protein yields MGNNQSTPLSLLVTNFKDVKARGRNLSVELKKGKLVTFCRSEWPSFGVGWPSEGTFCLSIITKVKTKIFLPGQSGHPDQIPYILVWQDLVENPPPWITPFILEPCKVLVTRPTRQKTPSAPSAPVLPDSQDPLTLEPTFPPPYQHLIPQDPVPQGGASVEGNREAEAAESESNLGGPAGRTRGRIQRDQASRLPDSTVALPLREIGSLDDTGLSRLMYWPFSTSDLYNWKSQNARFSDNPKDLTSLLDSVMFTHQPTWDDCQQLLRILFTTEERERIQVEARKLVPGDDGQPTANPDLINAAFPLTRPRWDYNTAEAARSPETCVRGTEDLLKTLGELGYRASATKAQICKSEVTYLGYLLKGGQRWLTKARKETVLRIPRPQSTRQVREFLGSAGFCRLWIPGFAELAKPLYQATKERQPFNWTEEAELAFQQIKTALLSAPALGLPDVSKPFHLYVDESKGVAKAVLTQYLGPWQRPVAYLSKKLDSVAAGWPPCLWIIAATALMVRDADKLIMGQELRVITPHAIEGVLRQPPDRWMSNARLTHYQGLLLNPLRITFLPPTSLNPASLLPNPDLDAPSHECTEILAQVHGVREDLQDRPLPDTELTWFTDGSSYVHQGQRYAGAAVTSETEVIWAEPLPPGTSAQRAELIALTQALTLGAEKKLTVYTDSRYAFATAHIHGAIYRERGLLTAEGKEIKNKQEILALLTALWKPKKLAIVHCPGHQKPTTPIARGNFLADQTARSIAKAPSQLLALQLPDPGPRNLPCFPDYTEQDREWMNTLPLKQVKNGWWTDINDQTILPEKLGRQVLEHIHRTTHLGARRMMDLIRHAKFRIRRIAELASDVTTNCKACQLNNACPQTQTATGIRCRGTRPGIYWEIDFTEIKPGKYGYQYLLVFVDTFSGWTEAFPTKRETAQHWKSSPLPGQPRGQACSLSLVNHERLRAKARQGQSDLVDKTSGKPQRRSFQAEKTVRTTAQRPGCARMLERRPEGCAGATTPEHPKCLLEKDHDLFVWRLMVSSLSGSLKAPRRGSVADHLATLEGSSW; encoded by the exons atgggcaacaaccagagcacgccgctctcactccttgttaccaattttaaggatgtgaaggctcgggggcgtaacttaagcgtagaactcaagaagggaaagctagttactttctgccgttcggagtggccctctttcggcgtagggtggccctctgaaggaactttctgtctctctattattactaaggtaaaaactaagattttcctgccagggcagtcaggacatcctgatcaaattccttatattctagtgtggcaggatcttgtggaaaacccaccaccctggataactccattcatccttgagccctgcaaagtcctagtaacgcgacctacaagacaaaagactccctctgctccctcggcccctgtgctgccggacagccaggaccccctaacgttagaacccacatttcccccaccatatcagcaccttatcccgcaggacccagtcccccagggtggtgcttccgtagagggaaaccgagaagcggaagcagccgagagtgaaagtaacctgggggggccggccggccgaacacgaggccgcatacagcgggaccaagcttcccgactccctgactccactgtagccctgcctctcagagaaataggatcgctcgatgataccgggctctcccgtctcatgtattggcctttttccaccagtgatttatacaattggaagtcccaaaatgctcggttctcagataatcccaaagatctaacctcgttgttagacagtgtcatgtttactcaccagccgacctgggatgactgtcaacagctcctccgaatcctgttcacaacggaggagcgggaaagaatccaagttgaggccagaaaactggttccaggagatgacggtcagccaactgcaaatcctgacctcattaatgcggctttccctttgacccggcccagatgggactacaacacggcagaag cggccaggtccccggaaacttgtgttcgagggactgaggacctcctgaagactctgggggagctaggctaccgagcctcagcaacaaaggctcagatctgcaagtcggaggtaacttatctggggtacctattaaaaggggggcaacgctggctaaccaaagcccgaaaggaaacagtcctacgcatccctagaccccagtcaacacggcaagtgagagaattcctggggtcggcagggttctgtaggttatggatacccggatttgctgagttagccaagcccctataccaggcaacaaaggaacggcagcccttcaattggacggaagaggctgagctggcctttcagcaaatcaaaactgccttgttatcagcccccgcgctggggctccctgatgtctccaaacccttccacttatacgtggatgaaagtaagggtgttgcaaaagccgtgttaacacagtacctaggcccctggcagaggccagttgcctatttgtcaaaaaaattagattcagtggctgctggctggccaccctgcctctggataatcgcggcgaccgccctaatggtccgagacgctgataaacttatcatggggcaggagttgcgcgttataaccccgcatgccattgaaggcgtcctccggcagccgccggaccgatggatgagtaacgcccggctcacccactatcaaggactgctgttaaaccccctcagaataacttttctgcccccaacctctttaaaccctgcttcactgctgccaaatccagacttggacgccccgtcccatgagtgcactgagatactggctcaggtgcatggggtgcgggaggacctgcaagatcgtccgctccccgacacagaactcacctggttcactgatggcagcagctatgtccaccaaggccagcggtatgcaggagcggctgtaacgtcagagactgaggtaatctgggcggaacccttgcctccagggacatcggcccaaagagccgaactgatagcccttacacaggccctcaccctaggggcagagaaaaaactaacagtatacacggatagccgctatgctttcgctactgcgcacatacatggggccatctacagagaaaggggactattaacagccgaaggcaaagaaataaaaaacaagcaagagatcctagctctattaactgctttgtggaaaccaaagaaattggctattgtacattgccctgggcatcagaaaccaactacgccaattgctcgaggcaacttcttagccgaccaaaccgcaaggagcatagcaaaagctcccagtcagctcctcgcgctccagctccccgatcctggcccgcgaaatttgccatgttttcccgactataccgaacaggatcgcgaatggatgaacacgcttcccctaaaacaggttaaaaatgggtggtggactgatataaatgaccaaaccatcctaccagaaaaattaggacggcaggtgttggaacacatccaccggacaacccacctgggtgcccggcgaatgatggacttaatcaggcacgccaagtttagaatcaggcgcatagctgaactggccagcgatgtcacaacaaattgcaaagcctgccaactaaacaacgcttgcccccaaacccagaccgccacaggaattaggtgtagaggaactaggcctggtatctattgggaaatagactttactgagataaagcctggaaaatatgggtatcagtacttacttgtctttgtagatactttttcaggatggacagaagcgttcccaactaagagagaaactgctcag CACTGGAAGAGCTCTCCTCTTCCTGGACAGCCCAGAGGGCAGGCCTGTAGCCTGAGCTTGGTCAACCATGAGCGCCTCAGAGCCAAAGCAAGGCAAGGGCAGAGCGATCTGGTGGACAAG